The Desmonostoc muscorum LEGE 12446 genome includes a region encoding these proteins:
- the cysE gene encoding serine O-acetyltransferase, with the protein MLITDLRTIFERDPAARNWLEVLFCYPGFQALLFHRLAHWLYKLGIPFIPRFVSHLSRFLTGIEIHPGALIGKGVFIDHGMGVVIGETAIVGDYALIYQGVTLGGTGKESGKRHPTLGSHVVVGAGAKVLGNIQIGDRVRIGAGSVVLRNVPSNTTVVGIPGRVTRQNNNNGDVLDHDKVRDVEAEVIRALFERVKALEKHLQELEDQSSLFPNQLGDEQTNKPKSNNSDGMIEDFLDGAGI; encoded by the coding sequence ATGCTAATAACTGATTTGCGAACGATTTTTGAGCGCGACCCAGCAGCTCGTAACTGGCTGGAAGTATTGTTTTGTTACCCTGGATTTCAAGCCCTACTTTTCCATCGCTTGGCGCACTGGCTGTATAAATTAGGAATTCCGTTTATACCCCGGTTTGTTTCTCATCTTAGTCGGTTTTTAACTGGAATTGAAATCCATCCTGGGGCATTAATTGGCAAGGGAGTGTTTATTGACCACGGTATGGGAGTAGTGATTGGCGAGACAGCGATCGTTGGCGACTATGCCTTGATTTATCAAGGTGTTACCCTTGGTGGTACTGGCAAAGAAAGCGGCAAGCGCCATCCAACTTTAGGTTCTCATGTAGTTGTGGGAGCAGGTGCCAAGGTATTGGGAAATATTCAAATTGGCGATCGCGTCCGCATTGGAGCAGGTTCAGTAGTGCTGCGAAATGTGCCCAGCAACACCACCGTTGTCGGGATTCCAGGGCGTGTGACTCGTCAGAACAATAACAATGGCGATGTTTTGGATCATGATAAAGTCCGGGACGTGGAAGCTGAAGTCATCCGCGCTTTATTTGAACGAGTCAAAGCTCTAGAAAAACACTTACAGGAGTTAGAAGATCAATCAAGCTTGTTCCCAAATCAGCTTGGGGACGAACAAACCAACAAACCTAAGAGCAATAATTCTGATGGAATGATTGAAGATTTTCTTGATGGTGCGGGAATTTAG
- a CDS encoding Crp/Fnr family transcriptional regulator, producing MVSLYTNISNLPSNNTKQVFARRSFLPEYPNGLWKIETGFVRTFTYLEDGTTVALGLWGPGDVVGKALSKLEPYQMECLTKVGATVLLLEEWTQLTETLLSHIQQAQELMVIRSHKKVDTMLIKLLAWLSQKFGSEVEKGRLIDMRLTHEDLAEMLGSTRVTITRVLGQFEQEGLIDRLSLHRIVLREEDIWYYEI from the coding sequence ATGGTTTCTTTATACACAAATATTTCTAATCTGCCAAGTAATAATACTAAGCAAGTTTTTGCGCGTCGTTCATTTCTGCCAGAGTATCCAAACGGTCTGTGGAAGATTGAAACGGGTTTTGTCAGGACTTTTACTTATCTGGAAGATGGTACAACTGTAGCTCTGGGATTGTGGGGACCTGGAGATGTCGTTGGGAAAGCTTTGTCAAAATTAGAACCTTATCAGATGGAATGCTTAACTAAAGTGGGGGCGACAGTCCTACTTTTAGAGGAGTGGACTCAACTAACAGAAACTCTACTTAGCCATATCCAACAGGCTCAAGAATTGATGGTGATTCGTAGCCATAAAAAGGTGGATACTATGCTCATCAAGCTGTTGGCATGGTTATCTCAAAAGTTTGGTTCGGAAGTTGAGAAGGGGCGTTTAATAGATATGCGTCTAACTCATGAAGACTTGGCAGAAATGCTGGGTTCAACTCGTGTAACCATTACTCGTGTTCTTGGACAGTTTGAGCAAGAGGGTTTGATCGATCGCCTCTCTCTGCATCGAATTGTGCTACGAGAAGAAGATATTTGGTACTACGAAATCTAG
- a CDS encoding NIL domain-containing protein, producing MSATKTVKPASVHSRILVPQRYQRQPVISRLVSRYGLTVNIKAASLTLDSDSDGWFDLELSGNPQKLTSSLSYLQGLGVNLVQIAIANQIQPTHNSPPFPDSADKLSPRDSTWLTDQWQEQFQQWISLGQTNRLRLQLCVLKTYYEEPVISKLVSRYGLTVNITSALLKPDTQDDGWFNLDLWGRTKQLYSSLSYLEKLGLPIWLDLSSIYGDR from the coding sequence ATGTCTGCCACTAAAACCGTAAAACCTGCTTCAGTCCACAGTCGAATTCTCGTGCCCCAGCGGTATCAGAGGCAACCTGTAATTTCCCGACTAGTGTCTCGTTATGGTTTAACCGTCAATATCAAAGCTGCATCCTTGACATTAGACAGTGACAGCGACGGCTGGTTTGATTTAGAACTTTCGGGAAATCCCCAAAAGCTGACAAGTAGCCTATCTTACCTGCAAGGATTGGGAGTAAATCTAGTACAAATAGCGATCGCCAACCAAATTCAACCCACCCATAACTCGCCACCCTTCCCAGATTCAGCTGACAAACTCAGCCCTAGAGACTCTACATGGCTAACAGATCAATGGCAAGAGCAATTTCAGCAATGGATTTCTCTAGGTCAGACCAATCGATTGCGCTTGCAACTGTGCGTTTTAAAAACCTACTACGAAGAACCTGTGATTTCTAAGTTAGTTTCTCGTTATGGGCTAACAGTCAATATCACCAGTGCATTACTTAAACCCGACACCCAAGATGACGGCTGGTTTAATTTGGATTTATGGGGTAGAACAAAGCAGCTATACTCTAGCCTGAGTTATTTAGAAAAACTCGGACTACCGATTTGGTTGGATTTATCTAGCATTTATGGCGATCGCTAA